The window CGCAGCAGAGGCTTTGTTCCCGCGTCTCATTCATCTCGATCAGCTCTAAACCGGGGATCTTCTTTAAAACCTCACGCGGTTCGTCAAATACGCCGTTATGCCGGCCCAGGTAACATGGGTCGTGGTACGTGATCTTTTTCTCATATCCCTTGCTGATCTGAAGCCTTCCCTCATTAATCAGCTGGAATAAATACTGGGTGATATGCACTACTTCAAGGTTCACGCTGAATTCGGGATACTCGTTCTTGAAGGTGTGGTAGCAATGAGGGGAATTAACAAGAATTTTCTTTACTCCGTTTTCGATGAAGGTTTTGATGTTTTCCTTGGCTAATTTTTTGAACAATTCCTCATTGCCTGTCTTGCGGATGCTTTCTCCGCAGCAGTTCTCCTGCTCACCCAGGATCCCGAAATCTACTCCTGCTTTATTGAGGATACCGGCTGTGGCTTGGGCTACCTTCTTTAATCTCGGGTCATAGCAGAGGTAGCAGCCGGGGAAATATAAGTATTCCATTCCTTCTTCGAATGTTTTTACAGAGAGGCCTTTTGCCCAATCGGCCCTGTTTTTCCGGCTTTCACCGAAGGGGTTGCCTTCCGCGGTAAGGCCTGCGCTCGCGCCGCGGACGGGTTTGACGGCGGCGGGAAAAACTCCGTATCCCGAGGCCATCCTGCGCAGGGCTTTCATGTCTTCTATCTGCTTTACGTCCCTGGGGCAGACCTGGGCGCACTTTCCGCAGGTGGTGCAACGCCAGATCTCTTCGTGTTCGATCTCTGTCAGACCGAATGTTGCCTCTCGGATCAGCTTGCGCATACTGAACGTCCTGACTTTGTTCCAGGGACAGACGGTATCGCATTTTCCGCACTGATAGCAGTATTTGACGGCTTCTCCACCGTACGCTTTTATTTCACCTATGACCTCTTTGAAGGGGGTTACAGTTTCCACGATTTTTCCTCTTCTTTCACATTTAGTTGGGGGACATTCCTATCCACAAAAAATTACCCGGACTTCAGCAGGTGTGTCCCCTGTCCTTATTAGCCCTTAGCTTTCTGTGACATGCGGGCAAAGGTGTCCGACAACT of the Peptococcaceae bacterium genome contains:
- a CDS encoding (Fe-S)-binding protein; the encoded protein is METVTPFKEVIGEIKAYGGEAVKYCYQCGKCDTVCPWNKVRTFSMRKLIREATFGLTEIEHEEIWRCTTCGKCAQVCPRDVKQIEDMKALRRMASGYGVFPAAVKPVRGASAGLTAEGNPFGESRKNRADWAKGLSVKTFEEGMEYLYFPGCYLCYDPRLKKVAQATAGILNKAGVDFGILGEQENCCGESIRKTGNEELFKKLAKENIKTFIENGVKKILVNSPHCYHTFKNEYPEFSVNLEVVHITQYLFQLINEGRLQISKGYEKKITYHDPCYLGRHNGVFDEPREVLKKIPGLELIEMNETREQSLCCGMGGGRIWMETHASDRFSNLRLNEAIGVGAEVLVTACPYCITMFEDSRAVLNYDDVIQVKDITEIIQEVI